From one Cyanobacterium stanieri PCC 7202 genomic stretch:
- a CDS encoding prevent-host-death family protein (PFAM: Phd_YefM~TIGRFAM: prevent-host-death family protein~COGs: COG2161 Antitoxin of toxin-antitoxin stability system~InterPro IPR006442~KEGG: alv:Alvin_0336 prevent-host-death family protein~SPTR: Putative uncharacterized protein;~TIGRFAM: prevent-host-death family protein), translated as MDAITYTQARKNFSRVMNQVCEDHAPIIITRQSEKPVVMMSLEDYSAMEETLYLLRSPKNAQRLYKALGELKQGKYESHELMEEE; from the coding sequence ATGGATGCAATTACTTATACTCAGGCCCGAAAAAACTTTAGTCGTGTAATGAATCAAGTTTGTGAGGATCATGCGCCAATTATTATTACTCGTCAATCTGAAAAACCCGTCGTTATGATGTCACTAGAGGATTATAGTGCCATGGAAGAGACACTATATTTATTACGTAGTCCTAAAAATGCTCAACGACTTTATAAAGCATTAGGAGAATTAAAACAAGGAAAATACGAAAGCCATGAGTTAATGGAAGAAGAATAA
- a CDS encoding acriflavin resistance protein (PFAM: AcrB/AcrD/AcrF family~COGs: COG0841 Cation/multidrug efflux pump~InterPro IPR001036~KEGG: cyt:cce_3840 acriflavin resistance protein~PFAM: acriflavin resistance protein~SPTR: Acriflavin resistance protein) — MKSDINNFNQGFSISGIAIRRHIGTIMLTLAVMVIGVFFVNNIAVDLLPSITYPRIGVRVSTNGIAPEVAIEEITRPLEEALSATEGLEQIYSRTREDSVNLDLFFRVGGNIDQALNDATASFNRARGQLPDNLDNIRLFKFDPSQLPVYEFAMTSDNLDVLDLRILAEDEIARELTIVPGVASVDVSGGVNEEVRIQIDLNRLQALGVNLNTVLSELDSANQDITGGRLLGENNEPLTRVAGRFSSAEILDNLSFSSGENGRRVYLREFAQVMDGSEDQRVFVTLNGVPAVKVSVQKQPDANTIEVIESVKQRLEDLQRGTILPDGIQFLPTLDESIFIENAIDNVIMAGLTGAGLAAIAVLLFLGSLRQTFIIVVSIPLATLAAIIMMRLSGFSLNVFSLGGLALGVGIVVDNSIVMLETLVGGTEEITKIPPNKRIKKAGLWRNQIIDKSIQSASSVESALIASTSTNLVAVLPFLLIGGLLSLLFSELVLTISFAIAASIVVALTIVPMLTSRLLAVPWSSNIRKFFVIHWFNKTFDKVNQGYKSTLGFLVNIRWIFVIVIFLSLGGISFNLAQQLPQEILPSINTGQVNVRVSFPTETTLATNRRVMGLVDEIIQSQPETEYAFTTAGGGLFGANTSENVLSGSSDITLKPGTNVEEFAGRINREFAQMNLVDIRIRAFPGRVRGLNLNNSPVRADVDVVLQGSDQNVLEQTGMSIVNILDQEATLSDFTPDSDPRQPEVVIRPNPARLADFNLTIQDFTNSLRTSVSGVTPTQLQRGTRLVDINVQLDSAQVRNADDLRNIPIFTNDNRLIRLGEVATIETGEAPSEIRRINQRQVYIITGNLAEGANLGPALDEIDAIIDNVDLPEGIGILPSYARQSNDELQSSLPILAGLAGFLVFVVMAVQYNSLIDPLVIMFTLPLALSGGIYGLYFTETPVGATVIVGAVLLVGIVVNNAIVMVELANQLYEKQKADPAISQPSRRDCMIQAASQRLRPIMMTTITTVLGMYPLALGAGDGGEFLQPLGIVVFWGLSLATLLTLFLIPCLYMLLHEPLNFSFVGSKSEQEEESIASEETVLT, encoded by the coding sequence ATGAAATCAGACATAAACAATTTTAATCAAGGCTTTAGCATTAGCGGTATAGCCATTCGCCGTCATATTGGTACCATTATGTTGACATTGGCAGTAATGGTAATCGGTGTTTTTTTCGTGAATAACATTGCGGTGGATTTGTTGCCGTCTATTACCTATCCTCGTATTGGGGTTAGGGTAAGTACCAACGGCATCGCCCCAGAGGTAGCCATAGAAGAAATTACTCGCCCCCTAGAGGAGGCTTTATCTGCCACCGAGGGATTAGAACAAATCTATTCTCGTACTAGGGAAGATAGTGTAAACCTCGATCTCTTTTTTAGGGTGGGGGGTAACATTGACCAAGCCCTTAATGATGCCACGGCTTCTTTTAACCGTGCTAGGGGACAATTACCCGATAATTTAGATAATATTCGACTATTTAAATTTGATCCGTCCCAGTTACCTGTGTATGAATTTGCCATGACATCGGATAATCTCGATGTGTTGGATTTGAGAATTTTGGCAGAGGATGAGATCGCCCGAGAGTTAACCATTGTGCCGGGGGTGGCATCGGTGGATGTGTCTGGGGGTGTAAATGAGGAGGTAAGGATTCAGATTGATTTAAACCGTCTTCAGGCGTTGGGTGTGAACTTGAACACGGTTTTAAGTGAGTTAGATTCTGCTAACCAAGACATTACGGGGGGAAGGTTATTAGGAGAAAATAACGAACCTCTGACAAGAGTAGCAGGAAGATTCTCCTCGGCGGAAATCCTTGATAATCTTTCCTTTAGTAGTGGGGAGAATGGGCGACGGGTTTATTTGCGTGAGTTTGCTCAGGTAATGGATGGTAGTGAAGATCAAAGGGTTTTTGTGACTCTTAATGGTGTTCCTGCGGTGAAGGTAAGTGTGCAAAAACAACCTGATGCCAATACTATCGAAGTTATTGAGAGTGTTAAACAACGGCTTGAGGATTTACAAAGGGGAACTATTTTACCCGATGGGATTCAGTTTTTACCTACCCTCGATGAGTCGATTTTTATTGAAAATGCCATTGATAATGTGATTATGGCAGGATTGACAGGGGCTGGATTAGCGGCGATCGCAGTTTTACTCTTTTTAGGTTCTCTGCGTCAAACTTTCATCATCGTAGTATCCATTCCCCTCGCTACCCTTGCCGCCATTATCATGATGCGCCTATCGGGCTTCTCCCTTAATGTATTTAGTTTAGGAGGTTTAGCCCTTGGGGTGGGTATCGTGGTAGATAACTCCATTGTGATGCTCGAAACCCTAGTGGGAGGTACAGAAGAAATTACTAAAATTCCCCCCAACAAAAGAATTAAGAAAGCAGGTTTGTGGCGAAATCAAATTATTGATAAATCCATCCAAAGTGCTTCTAGCGTAGAATCAGCGTTAATTGCCTCCACCAGTACCAACCTAGTGGCGGTGTTACCCTTCCTTTTGATTGGTGGTTTACTTTCTTTGTTATTCAGTGAGTTAGTATTAACCATCAGCTTTGCGATCGCAGCTTCCATCGTAGTCGCCCTAACCATTGTACCCATGCTTACCTCCCGACTCCTTGCTGTGCCATGGAGTAGTAACATTCGTAAGTTTTTTGTCATCCATTGGTTTAACAAAACCTTTGACAAAGTCAATCAAGGTTACAAATCAACCCTTGGTTTTCTAGTCAATATCCGTTGGATATTTGTCATCGTCATATTCCTAAGCCTCGGGGGCATTAGTTTCAACCTTGCCCAACAATTGCCCCAAGAAATTTTACCCTCCATCAACACAGGGCAAGTTAACGTAAGGGTGAGTTTTCCCACCGAAACCACCCTCGCCACCAACCGCAGGGTGATGGGTTTAGTCGATGAAATCATCCAATCTCAACCCGAAACCGAATACGCCTTCACCACCGCAGGGGGGGGCTTGTTTGGCGCCAATACCAGCGAAAACGTCCTCAGTGGCTCTAGCGATATTACCCTCAAACCGGGTACCAATGTAGAAGAATTTGCAGGAAGAATCAACCGTGAATTTGCCCAAATGAACTTAGTTGACATTCGCATTCGTGCCTTTCCCGGTAGGGTAAGGGGTTTAAACCTCAATAACTCCCCCGTTAGGGCAGATGTGGATGTGGTATTACAGGGTAGTGATCAGAATGTCTTAGAACAAACGGGCATGAGTATAGTTAATATCTTAGACCAAGAAGCAACCCTATCCGATTTTACTCCCGACAGTGACCCTCGTCAGCCAGAGGTGGTCATTCGTCCTAATCCTGCGAGGTTAGCGGATTTTAATTTAACCATCCAAGACTTTACCAACTCCCTACGTACCTCTGTGAGTGGGGTTACTCCTACCCAATTACAAAGGGGTACTCGTCTGGTGGATATAAACGTACAATTGGATTCAGCCCAAGTCAGAAATGCTGATGATCTCAGAAATATTCCCATTTTCACCAATGATAATCGCTTAATTCGTCTGGGAGAAGTGGCTACCATCGAAACAGGGGAAGCACCCAGCGAAATTCGTAGAATTAACCAAAGACAGGTATATATCATTACTGGTAACTTGGCAGAGGGGGCAAACCTAGGTCCTGCCCTTGATGAAATTGATGCCATCATCGACAATGTTGATTTACCCGAGGGCATTGGGATTTTACCTAGCTATGCCAGACAAAGTAATGACGAGTTACAATCTTCTTTACCTATTTTGGCTGGTTTAGCTGGTTTCCTCGTCTTTGTAGTCATGGCGGTACAATATAACTCTTTAATTGATCCTTTGGTAATCATGTTTACCTTACCCCTTGCTCTTTCTGGAGGAATTTATGGGTTATACTTCACCGAAACCCCTGTGGGTGCCACGGTAATTGTGGGGGCGGTATTATTGGTGGGTATTGTGGTTAACAATGCCATTGTGATGGTGGAATTGGCAAATCAGTTATATGAGAAACAAAAAGCTGATCCTGCTATTTCCCAACCCAGTCGCCGAGACTGTATGATTCAAGCCGCATCCCAACGATTACGCCCCATTATGATGACCACTATCACCACGGTATTGGGGATGTATCCTCTAGCTTTGGGGGCAGGAGATGGGGGAGAATTTTTGCAACCCCTGGGCATCGTGGTTTTTTGGGGTTTATCTTTGGCAACTCTCTTAACTTTATTCCTGATTCCTTGTTTATATATGTTGTTACATGAACCTCTCAATTTCTCTTTTGTGGGTTCTAAATCGGAACAGGAGGAGGAATCTATTGCTTCTGAGGAAACTGTTTTAACTTAA
- a CDS encoding hypothetical protein (PFAM: Uncharacterised protein family (UPF0014)~TIGRFAM: TIGR00245 family protein~COGs: COG0390 ABC-type uncharacterized transport system permease component~InterPro IPR005226~KEGG: amr:AM1_A0153 ABC transporter~PFAM: Conserved hypothetical protein CHP00245~SPTR: Putative uncharacterized protein), with amino-acid sequence MDYIFLNYFQLVGAVLLILINVILSLWLRLGLEKSLLIASLRMVIQLLLIGYVLEWLFNLSDPWLVMAIALIMAAIAGVSAVNRTSRRFPSIYWRSLISVLISSFLITNLSVAGIIRVDPWYDPQYLIPLLGMILGNTLTGISLGLDKFMDNLLKNRHQVETLLSLGASRWEATHKEITSAITTGMIPTINSMMVMGLVSLPGMMTGQILAGATPLNAVRYQVVITFAIASASALGTLMIVLLAWIALTTPNHQLKIALLHHPQK; translated from the coding sequence ATGGACTACATATTCCTTAACTATTTTCAGTTAGTAGGGGCGGTATTATTAATCCTGATCAACGTAATTTTATCCCTTTGGTTACGACTAGGGTTGGAAAAATCTCTCCTCATCGCCTCCCTGAGAATGGTAATACAATTACTACTCATCGGCTACGTACTCGAATGGTTATTTAATCTCTCTGATCCTTGGTTAGTAATGGCGATCGCCCTTATAATGGCCGCCATAGCAGGGGTATCCGCCGTCAATCGCACCTCGAGAAGATTTCCCAGTATATATTGGCGCAGTCTCATCTCCGTATTAATATCCTCATTCCTCATTACCAACTTATCTGTAGCAGGAATTATCAGAGTAGATCCTTGGTATGATCCTCAATATCTAATTCCTTTACTCGGTATGATCTTGGGAAATACCCTCACAGGAATATCCCTCGGTTTAGACAAATTTATGGATAACCTTCTCAAAAATCGTCATCAAGTGGAAACTCTGTTATCCCTAGGTGCCAGTCGTTGGGAAGCCACCCACAAAGAAATCACCTCCGCCATCACCACAGGTATGATTCCCACCATCAACTCCATGATGGTCATGGGTTTAGTTAGCTTACCCGGAATGATGACAGGTCAAATCTTGGCAGGTGCAACCCCTTTAAATGCAGTGCGTTATCAAGTTGTGATTACCTTTGCGATCGCCTCTGCCAGTGCTTTAGGTACACTGATGATTGTACTGTTAGCTTGGATTGCCCTTACTACCCCCAACCATCAATTAAAAATTGCCCTTCTTCATCATCCCCAAAAATAA
- a CDS encoding ABC-3 protein (PFAM: ABC 3 transport family~COGs: COG1108 ABC-type Mn2+/Zn2+ transport systems permease components~InterPro IPR001626~KEGG: cyt:cce_1486 Mn(2+)/Zn(2+) family ABC transporter permease~PFAM: ABC-3 protein~SPTR: ABC-3) yields the protein MLDFLLEPLSFGFIRNSMIMIILLGVLCSVTGSFLIVQRMGFLGEVIAHAVLPGLAIAFYVGIDIFLGAFISGMLSSLIIAWIQSQSRVKVDVAMSLVFSGFFALGILLITLLKSRIDLHSFLFGDILGVTGSDLWRTFLITISVLIFVKLFYPHLLFYTFNPLGAQAIGLPVQLINLGLVSAITLTIIASMQAVGVVLVVSLLVGPSITAYLLVKELHQMMILGAILGGISGVLGIYISYYLNAPSGAAIVLVVTIMFILAFLFSPKEGVLTRPQFFTKPNKLIRHLVRVKK from the coding sequence ATGTTAGATTTTTTGCTTGAACCTTTATCATTTGGATTTATTCGTAATTCCATGATTATGATTATTTTATTGGGGGTTTTGTGTTCGGTTACGGGTAGTTTTTTGATTGTACAAAGGATGGGTTTTTTGGGTGAAGTCATTGCCCATGCTGTTTTACCCGGATTGGCGATCGCCTTTTATGTTGGTATTGACATCTTTTTAGGGGCATTTATATCAGGGATGTTGAGTAGTTTAATAATTGCCTGGATTCAATCCCAATCAAGGGTAAAAGTTGATGTTGCCATGTCCTTGGTTTTTTCAGGATTTTTTGCATTAGGAATACTATTAATTACCCTTTTAAAAAGTAGAATAGATTTACATAGCTTCCTATTTGGTGACATTTTGGGAGTGACAGGAAGTGATTTATGGCGCACATTTTTGATTACCATTTCCGTGCTAATTTTTGTTAAATTATTTTACCCCCATTTACTCTTTTATACTTTCAATCCCCTAGGGGCCCAGGCCATCGGTTTACCAGTACAATTAATTAACCTTGGTTTAGTTTCTGCCATCACCCTCACCATCATCGCTAGTATGCAAGCGGTGGGAGTGGTTTTGGTGGTTTCCCTATTGGTAGGGCCTAGTATTACTGCTTATTTATTGGTCAAAGAATTACACCAGATGATGATTTTGGGGGCAATTTTGGGGGGAATTAGCGGGGTTTTAGGCATTTATATCAGTTATTATCTCAATGCACCTTCAGGTGCTGCCATTGTCCTTGTGGTAACGATTATGTTTATCTTAGCCTTTTTGTTTAGTCCCAAGGAGGGAGTTTTAACCCGTCCTCAATTTTTCACGAAGCCGAATAAATTAATTCGCCATTTGGTAAGAGTAAAAAAATAA
- a CDS encoding ABC transporter related protein (PFAM: ABC transporter~COGs: COG4619 ABC-type uncharacterized transport system ATPase component~InterPro IPR003593:IPR003439~KEGG: amr:AM1_A0154 ABC transporter, ATP-binding protein~PFAM: ABC transporter related~SMART: AAA ATPase~SPTR: ABC transporter ATP-binding protein): protein MSILKIVNLGQKVNSRWLWRNVCFSLHSGESLGLVGATGTGKSILLRAIAHLDLPLEGEIIYQHKNIQWWDIPLYRSQVIYLHQRSVMFEGTVEDNLKYIYRLNIHKQRHYDASKITQWLDLFERPLSFLGQSASNLSGGESQIVALIRALQLEPMILLLDECTASLDSKSTEQVERAIALWQQENPQRACIWTSHDHHQIDRVTEKQLIIDHQTPSDF from the coding sequence ATGAGCATTTTAAAAATTGTCAATCTAGGGCAAAAGGTAAATTCTCGTTGGTTATGGCGCAATGTTTGCTTTAGCTTACATTCTGGGGAAAGTTTGGGGCTAGTGGGAGCCACCGGCACTGGTAAAAGTATACTACTAAGGGCGATCGCCCATTTAGATTTACCATTAGAAGGAGAGATAATTTATCAACACAAAAATATCCAATGGTGGGACATACCTTTATATCGTTCTCAGGTAATATACTTGCATCAACGTTCAGTGATGTTTGAGGGTACCGTAGAAGACAATTTGAAATATATTTATCGTTTAAATATTCATAAACAACGCCATTATGATGCTTCAAAAATTACTCAGTGGTTAGATTTGTTTGAGCGCCCTTTATCGTTTTTAGGACAATCCGCTAGTAATTTATCGGGGGGAGAAAGCCAGATAGTGGCTTTGATTCGTGCCTTACAACTAGAGCCAATGATACTATTATTGGATGAATGTACCGCCTCTTTAGACTCTAAAAGTACCGAACAAGTAGAACGGGCGATCGCCCTCTGGCAACAAGAAAATCCGCAACGGGCTTGTATTTGGACAAGTCATGACCATCATCAAATTGATCGTGTCACAGAAAAACAGTTAATAATTGATCATCAAACCCCATCAGATTTTTAA
- a CDS encoding addiction module toxin, Txe/YoeB family (PFAM: Plasmid encoded toxin Txe~TIGRFAM: toxin-antitoxin system, toxin component, Txe/YoeB family~COGs: COG4115 conserved hypothetical protein~InterPro IPR009614~KEGG: nam:NAMH_0525 addiction module toxin, Txe/YoeB family~PFAM: Addiction module toxin Txe/YoeB~SPTR: Addiction module toxin, Txe/YoeB family;~TIGRFAM: addiction module toxin, Txe/YoeB family), which translates to MKISFLEDGWHDYLYWQTQDKKTLKRINQIIKDIQRNPFDGIGKPEPLKFDLSGLWSRRINQEHRLIYQVLDNEIIIIQCRYHY; encoded by the coding sequence ATGAAAATTTCTTTTTTAGAAGATGGTTGGCATGACTATTTATATTGGCAGACTCAAGATAAAAAAACTTTAAAAAGAATTAATCAAATTATTAAAGACATACAAAGAAATCCCTTTGATGGTATTGGTAAACCTGAGCCACTAAAATTTGATTTGAGTGGCTTATGGTCACGGCGTATCAATCAAGAACATCGTTTAATCTATCAGGTATTGGATAATGAGATTATTATTATTCAATGTCGTTATCATTATTAG
- a CDS encoding periplasmic solute binding protein (PFAM: Periplasmic solute binding protein family~COGs: COG0803 ABC-type metal ion transport system periplasmic component/surface adhesin~InterPro IPR006128:IPR006129:IPR006127~KEGG: cyt:cce_1484 Mn(2+)/Zn(2+) family ABC transporter periplasmic binding protein~PFAM: periplasmic solute binding protein~SPTR: Mn transporter MntC) has translation MLNFKRYSKFVFPSLVLFGLFGCGSPTATDQQATEELQTETEVVDLPLVVATTDVICDLTRQIAQETIDLNCLVDAGIDPHVYQATPDDRRAIDQADLILYGGYAFEPSLINLVNATDNPAPKIAVYEEAVTNPIMTADGHHHHHHGDDHDHGHSHDHDHDHDHDHDHGHSHDHNHDHGHSHGDDEEFPDPHVWHDVNNGMAIVNVISEQLAQLQPDQAQLYQDQASAINDELGAIDEWIKAQIDTIPADQRILVSNHDALGYFVEAYGLESNTALQGVSTEEAPTAGRVGELVRKLQDSNVPTIFVESSVNPTLINTVANEANVQVADNPLFADGLGEEGSGAETYQQKLMLNTQTIVEGLGGSFSPFQG, from the coding sequence ATGTTAAATTTTAAACGCTACAGTAAATTTGTTTTTCCCTCTTTAGTCTTATTTGGTTTATTCGGCTGTGGTTCTCCCACCGCAACAGATCAACAAGCAACCGAAGAGCTACAAACGGAAACGGAAGTAGTTGATTTACCCCTAGTGGTAGCCACTACCGATGTGATTTGTGATTTAACCCGTCAAATAGCCCAAGAAACCATCGATTTAAACTGTTTAGTGGATGCGGGAATTGATCCCCATGTATATCAAGCCACTCCTGATGATCGCCGTGCCATTGATCAGGCAGACTTGATTTTGTATGGTGGATATGCCTTTGAACCTAGTTTGATTAATTTGGTGAATGCGACAGATAACCCTGCTCCCAAAATTGCAGTTTATGAGGAAGCGGTGACTAATCCTATTATGACTGCTGATGGACATCATCATCACCATCATGGTGACGATCACGACCACGGACATAGTCACGACCACGACCATGATCACGACCATGATCACGATCACGGACATAGCCATGATCATAACCATGACCATGGACACAGTCATGGAGATGACGAGGAATTTCCAGATCCCCATGTGTGGCATGATGTCAATAACGGCATGGCGATTGTTAATGTGATTTCGGAACAGTTAGCCCAGTTACAACCTGATCAGGCTCAATTATATCAAGATCAAGCAAGTGCCATTAATGATGAGCTAGGGGCGATCGATGAATGGATCAAAGCCCAAATAGACACTATTCCAGCGGATCAGAGAATCTTAGTGAGCAATCACGATGCTTTAGGTTATTTTGTTGAGGCCTATGGTTTAGAATCTAATACTGCCTTACAAGGGGTTAGTACCGAGGAAGCCCCCACAGCAGGAAGAGTCGGCGAATTGGTCAGAAAACTTCAGGATTCTAATGTACCGACTATTTTTGTCGAAAGTTCTGTTAATCCCACCCTCATTAATACCGTTGCCAATGAGGCAAATGTACAAGTAGCTGACAATCCTTTATTTGCCGATGGTTTAGGGGAAGAAGGTTCGGGTGCAGAAACCTATCAACAGAAATTAATGCTCAACACTCAGACCATTGTGGAAGGTTTAGGAGGTTCTTTCTCTCCCTTTCAAGGATAG
- a CDS encoding protein of unknown function DUF422 (PFAM: Protein of unknown function (DUF422)~COGs: COG2324 membrane protein~InterPro IPR007354~KEGG: mar:MAE_60880 glycoside hydrolase family protein~PFAM: protein of unknown function DUF422~SPTR: Glycoside hydrolase family 57): MREKEGYFFIGHILAMFFGLAGLLLVLPHPEFVANLPPIGQSAFSWSMIGGGVVYMILGWATIALFAYRKLGLWHWLGFMIPALGISLTSELLGTSTGFPFGDYHYLSGLGYKISGLVPFTIPLSWFYLGFCGYIITRVGLEKLSLPSSVKDLGAIIFGSLLLTSWDFVLDPAMSQTSMPFWLWDQPGAFFGMPYQNFIGWFGTGVVFMSVATIVWRFKPLDFNKIPLTIPIGVYIGNFTFAMVMSIGANFYIPVLLGIFTGILPLVIFVSLAYKSESGNSIGLPFLSQ, encoded by the coding sequence GTGAGAGAAAAAGAGGGTTACTTTTTTATCGGGCATATATTGGCGATGTTTTTTGGTTTAGCAGGATTGTTGCTAGTATTACCCCATCCCGAATTTGTTGCAAATTTGCCCCCCATCGGACAATCAGCCTTTAGTTGGTCAATGATTGGAGGGGGTGTGGTGTATATGATTTTGGGATGGGCAACGATCGCTCTTTTCGCTTATCGAAAACTAGGGTTATGGCACTGGTTAGGGTTTATGATTCCTGCCCTAGGAATTTCCCTAACTAGCGAATTGTTAGGCACTAGCACAGGATTTCCCTTCGGTGACTATCACTACCTTTCTGGATTGGGATACAAAATTTCTGGATTAGTACCCTTCACCATCCCCCTATCTTGGTTTTACCTCGGTTTTTGTGGCTATATCATCACTAGGGTAGGCTTAGAAAAACTCTCCTTACCTAGTTCCGTTAAAGATTTGGGGGCAATTATTTTCGGTTCATTACTACTCACCTCATGGGATTTTGTACTAGATCCAGCCATGAGTCAAACTTCTATGCCTTTCTGGCTATGGGATCAACCCGGAGCCTTTTTTGGTATGCCCTACCAAAACTTTATCGGTTGGTTTGGTACAGGGGTAGTATTTATGAGTGTCGCCACCATCGTTTGGCGTTTTAAACCCCTAGACTTTAACAAAATTCCCCTAACTATTCCCATCGGTGTCTATATCGGTAATTTCACCTTTGCCATGGTAATGAGCATCGGCGCAAATTTTTATATTCCCGTACTACTAGGAATTTTTACAGGAATATTACCCTTAGTAATCTTCGTTAGCCTTGCCTACAAGTCAGAATCTGGTAATTCCATCGGTTTACCATTTCTATCTCAATAA
- a CDS encoding ABC transporter related protein (PFAM: ABC transporter~COGs: COG1121 ABC-type Mn/Zn transport systems ATPase component~InterPro IPR003593:IPR003439:IPR017871~KEGG: cyh:Cyan8802_0801 ABC transporter related~PFAM: ABC transporter related~SMART: AAA ATPase~SPTR: ABC transporter related) produces the protein MLEVQQVAVNYRGIVAVENISFCLTSGQIVGIIGPNGAGKSSLIKSILGLIPLAQGKITYRSQALSKQLDQVAYIPQRAQIDWDYPITVEKVVMMARIRHRPLFRPPSRQSKEIVKNALERVGMWDLRDRPIGQLSGGQQQRVFLAQALAQEAELFLFDEPFSGVDKKTERMIFNVLDDLKKQGKILLVVGHELKETSREYDRFLLINKKLIANGSRSEVITPENLQKAYGDNVILLTNS, from the coding sequence ATGTTAGAGGTTCAGCAAGTAGCTGTCAACTATCGAGGCATTGTCGCAGTAGAAAATATTAGTTTTTGCCTCACGTCAGGGCAAATAGTAGGAATTATCGGGCCAAATGGTGCAGGTAAAAGTTCATTGATTAAGTCAATTTTGGGTTTAATTCCTCTGGCACAAGGAAAAATTACCTATCGCTCTCAAGCCTTATCAAAACAGTTGGATCAAGTTGCCTACATACCCCAGAGGGCGCAGATTGATTGGGATTATCCCATTACTGTGGAAAAGGTGGTTATGATGGCAAGGATTCGTCATCGTCCTCTGTTTCGTCCTCCTTCTCGACAGTCAAAGGAAATCGTTAAAAATGCCCTTGAGAGGGTGGGAATGTGGGATCTGCGCGATCGCCCCATAGGACAATTATCTGGCGGACAACAACAGAGGGTATTTTTAGCCCAAGCCCTAGCCCAAGAAGCGGAGTTATTTCTATTTGATGAACCTTTTTCAGGGGTTGATAAAAAGACAGAAAGAATGATTTTTAATGTCTTAGATGATTTGAAAAAACAAGGAAAAATTTTGCTCGTGGTGGGTCATGAGTTGAAGGAAACTTCGAGGGAGTATGATCGTTTTTTGCTCATTAATAAAAAGTTGATTGCTAATGGCTCTCGTAGTGAGGTGATTACCCCCGAAAATCTCCAAAAAGCCTATGGAGATAATGTTATTTTGTTGACTAATAGTTAA